One region of Polaribacter pectinis genomic DNA includes:
- the dnaE gene encoding DNA polymerase III subunit alpha: MYLIFDTETTGLPKSWNAPITDTDNWPRCVQIAWQLHDEMGNVLEHNDFLVKPEGYNIPYDAERIHGISTELAEEKGIDLDEGLQLFNEALGKTKFIVGQNLQFDINIMGCEFHRLGVENNLTSLPVLDTCTEKTALMCQIPGGRGGKFKLPTLTELHNHLFGVGFGEAHNATADVEATTRCFLELIRLREFTKEQLDVDEDYFKNFSEENPKPIQVIGLKHINLKKESEQIRQRLEKLKDTADTKSTSAGLAELKDVKFAHLHNHTQFSVLQSTMQIGNIVKAAAKDNMPAIAMTDTANMMASFHFVSAILNHNKNTDNPIKPIVGCEFNVCGDHKNKSVKDNGYQVVLLAKNKKGYHNLAKMSSIAFVDGFYYVPRIDREIIKKYKEDIIVLTGNLYGEVPSKILNLGEKQAEEALLWWKEEFKDDLYIELMRHNQQDETIVNETLLKFSKAHDVKIVATNNTFYLEKKDANAHDILLCVKDGEKQATPKGKGRGYRYGLPNEEYYFKSSDEMKTLFADLPEAIINIQEIVDKIEIFTLARDVLLPAFDIPEEFLFEEDKLDGGKRGENKFLRHLTYVGAEKRYGEITESIRERLDFELSVIEKTGYPGYFLIVEDFIREARNMDVAVGPGRGSAAGSVVAFCLWITNIDPIKYDLLFERFLNPERVSMPDIDIDFDDEGRGRVMDYVIDKYGANQVAQIITYGTMAAKSSIRDTARVLDLPLFEADRIAKLIPGIKLKNIFGEDAKSKGKVAALRAEEKQLVEELKHMSFGNDLVSETINKATILEGSVRNTGIHACGVIITPGDITDYVPVALAKDSDMYVTQFDNSVVEDAGLLKMDFLGLKTLTLIKDTVKIVKAKHGVILDPETFPLDDEPTYELFQRGETVGIFQYESPGMQKHMRSLKPTVFADLIAMNALYRPGPMEYIPSFINRKHGTEDIEYDLPAMEEYLAETYGITVYQEQVMLLSQKLADFTKGEADVLRKAMGKKQIAVLDKMKPKFVEQAAANGHDAEKLEKIWKDWEAFASYAFNKSHSTCYAWIAYQTAYLKAHYPAEYMASVLSNNMKDIKAVSFFMEECKRMGLEVLGPDLNESFLKFSVNKEGAVRFGMAAVKGVGAAAVRAIIKEREENGNYTSIFDLAKRVDLRAANKKSFDSLIKAGAFDSFTDTHRAQYFATDEKGVTFLERSMKFGSKFQENENSAQVSMFGEASTVQFPEPDIPECETWGTMELLSQEKEVIGIYISAHPLDDFKNELKFCNASLKYFKADLAKFVNMNLAFAAIITDVQHRVSKAGKGWAMFTMEDYGDSHEFRIFGEDYLRMKHFLVPNSFLFVRCTIQPGWTNKETGVAGEPRLKFTEMKLLHDIMDELCKKVTIQIPLNEIKEDTILNLESILKNSPGKQGLNFTVWDEKEKLEVSLPSRNTKIHITNELLATLESQQIQFKLN, encoded by the coding sequence ATGTACTTAATTTTCGATACAGAAACCACAGGTTTACCTAAAAGTTGGAATGCTCCAATAACGGATACAGACAACTGGCCAAGGTGTGTGCAAATTGCTTGGCAATTGCATGACGAAATGGGAAATGTATTAGAACACAACGATTTTCTTGTAAAACCAGAAGGTTATAATATTCCTTATGATGCTGAAAGAATTCACGGAATTTCTACAGAATTAGCAGAAGAAAAAGGAATCGATTTAGACGAAGGTTTGCAATTATTTAATGAAGCTTTAGGGAAAACAAAATTTATTGTTGGGCAAAATTTACAATTCGATATTAATATTATGGGTTGTGAATTCCATAGATTAGGAGTCGAAAACAACTTAACTTCCCTCCCAGTTTTAGATACTTGTACCGAAAAAACGGCATTAATGTGTCAGATTCCTGGAGGTCGTGGAGGAAAATTTAAATTACCAACTTTAACAGAATTACACAATCATTTATTTGGTGTTGGTTTTGGTGAAGCACACAATGCAACTGCCGATGTTGAAGCAACAACACGTTGTTTTTTAGAGTTAATTCGTTTACGAGAATTTACCAAAGAACAATTAGATGTAGATGAAGATTACTTCAAAAATTTCTCGGAAGAAAACCCAAAACCTATTCAGGTAATTGGTTTAAAACATATTAATCTTAAAAAAGAAAGCGAACAAATTCGCCAACGTCTTGAGAAGTTAAAAGACACTGCAGATACAAAATCGACTTCTGCTGGTTTGGCGGAATTAAAAGATGTAAAATTTGCACATTTACACAATCACACGCAATTTTCTGTGTTACAATCTACCATGCAAATTGGTAATATTGTAAAAGCTGCTGCCAAAGATAACATGCCAGCCATTGCAATGACAGATACTGCAAATATGATGGCGTCTTTTCATTTTGTAAGTGCGATTTTAAATCATAATAAAAACACAGACAACCCAATAAAACCGATTGTTGGTTGTGAATTTAATGTATGTGGAGATCATAAAAATAAGTCCGTAAAAGACAATGGTTATCAGGTTGTTTTGTTAGCTAAAAACAAAAAAGGATATCACAATTTAGCGAAAATGTCTTCCATCGCTTTTGTGGATGGCTTTTACTACGTTCCAAGAATCGATCGAGAAATCATCAAAAAATATAAAGAAGATATTATTGTTTTAACTGGAAACTTATATGGTGAAGTTCCAAGTAAAATTTTAAATCTCGGAGAAAAACAAGCTGAAGAAGCTTTGCTTTGGTGGAAAGAGGAATTTAAAGACGATTTATACATTGAGTTGATGCGCCACAATCAACAAGATGAAACCATTGTAAATGAAACTTTATTAAAATTTTCTAAAGCACACGATGTTAAAATTGTTGCGACAAATAACACCTTTTATTTAGAGAAAAAAGATGCAAATGCACACGATATTTTACTGTGTGTAAAAGATGGTGAAAAGCAAGCGACACCAAAAGGAAAAGGTCGTGGTTATAGATATGGTTTGCCAAATGAGGAATATTATTTTAAATCTTCGGATGAAATGAAAACCTTATTTGCAGATTTACCAGAAGCGATTATCAACATTCAAGAAATTGTAGATAAAATTGAAATTTTTACGTTAGCAAGAGACGTTTTATTACCTGCTTTCGATATTCCTGAAGAATTTTTATTCGAAGAAGATAAACTCGATGGTGGAAAACGTGGAGAAAATAAATTCTTACGTCATTTAACGTATGTTGGTGCAGAAAAAAGATATGGAGAAATCACAGAATCCATCAGAGAACGTTTAGATTTTGAGCTTTCCGTAATTGAAAAAACAGGATATCCTGGTTATTTCTTAATTGTGGAAGATTTTATTCGAGAAGCCAGAAATATGGATGTTGCTGTTGGCCCTGGACGTGGTTCTGCAGCAGGTTCTGTAGTAGCATTTTGTTTATGGATTACAAACATCGACCCAATAAAATACGATTTACTTTTTGAGCGTTTCTTAAATCCTGAACGTGTTTCAATGCCAGATATCGATATTGATTTCGATGATGAAGGTCGAGGAAGAGTTATGGATTATGTAATTGATAAATATGGCGCAAATCAAGTGGCGCAAATTATTACCTATGGAACCATGGCTGCTAAATCTTCTATTAGAGATACTGCTAGAGTTTTAGATTTACCACTTTTTGAAGCCGATAGAATTGCAAAATTAATTCCTGGAATTAAACTAAAAAATATTTTTGGTGAAGATGCCAAAAGTAAAGGAAAAGTTGCTGCTTTACGTGCAGAAGAAAAGCAATTAGTAGAAGAATTAAAACATATGTCTTTTGGAAACGATTTAGTTTCTGAAACCATTAATAAAGCAACCATTTTAGAAGGTTCTGTTAGAAATACAGGAATTCATGCTTGTGGTGTAATTATTACGCCTGGAGATATTACAGATTATGTTCCTGTGGCTTTGGCAAAGGATTCAGACATGTATGTTACTCAATTTGACAACTCTGTTGTGGAAGACGCAGGTTTGTTAAAAATGGACTTTTTAGGTTTAAAAACGTTGACTTTAATTAAAGACACCGTTAAAATTGTAAAGGCAAAACATGGCGTAATATTAGATCCAGAAACGTTTCCTTTAGATGATGAACCAACTTATGAGTTGTTCCAAAGAGGAGAAACTGTAGGTATTTTCCAATATGAATCTCCAGGAATGCAAAAACACATGCGTTCTTTAAAACCAACAGTTTTTGCAGATTTAATTGCAATGAATGCCTTGTACAGACCTGGGCCAATGGAATATATTCCGTCTTTTATTAATAGAAAACACGGAACAGAAGATATTGAGTACGATTTACCTGCCATGGAAGAATATTTGGCAGAAACTTACGGAATTACAGTCTACCAAGAGCAAGTAATGTTACTCTCGCAAAAGTTGGCAGATTTTACCAAAGGTGAAGCCGATGTTTTACGTAAAGCAATGGGTAAAAAACAAATTGCGGTTTTAGATAAAATGAAACCAAAATTTGTAGAACAAGCTGCTGCAAATGGACATGATGCAGAAAAATTAGAAAAAATTTGGAAAGATTGGGAAGCATTCGCAAGTTACGCATTTAACAAATCGCATTCTACTTGTTATGCTTGGATTGCTTACCAAACCGCGTATTTAAAAGCACATTATCCTGCTGAATATATGGCTTCTGTACTTTCGAATAACATGAAAGATATTAAAGCCGTTTCATTTTTTATGGAAGAATGTAAACGAATGGGATTGGAAGTTTTAGGTCCAGATTTAAATGAATCTTTTCTAAAATTCTCTGTAAATAAAGAAGGTGCTGTTCGTTTTGGAATGGCGGCTGTAAAAGGTGTTGGTGCTGCTGCAGTTAGAGCAATTATTAAAGAACGAGAAGAAAACGGAAATTATACCTCCATTTTCGATTTGGCAAAACGTGTAGATTTACGTGCTGCAAATAAAAAATCGTTTGATAGTTTAATAAAAGCTGGTGCTTTTGATTCTTTTACAGATACACACAGAGCACAATATTTTGCGACTGACGAAAAAGGAGTTACCTTTTTAGAGCGTTCTATGAAATTCGGAAGTAAGTTTCAAGAAAACGAAAATTCTGCACAAGTTTCTATGTTTGGCGAAGCTTCTACTGTGCAATTTCCTGAACCAGATATTCCTGAATGTGAAACTTGGGGAACTATGGAACTTTTATCACAAGAAAAAGAAGTGATTGGAATTTATATTTCTGCACATCCTTTAGATGATTTTAAAAATGAATTAAAATTTTGCAACGCTTCATTAAAATATTTCAAGGCAGATTTAGCAAAATTTGTAAATATGAATTTGGCTTTTGCTGCGATTATTACAGATGTGCAACACAGAGTTTCTAAAGCTGGTAAAGGCTGGGCAATGTTTACGATGGAAGATTATGGAGATAGCCATGAGTTTCGAATTTTCGGCGAAGATTATTTAAGAATGAAACACTTTTTAGTTCCAAATTCTTTCCTTTTTGTACGTTGTACAATTCAACCAGGTTGGACGAACAAGGAAACTGGAGTTGCTGGAGAACCAAGATTGAAATTTACAGAAATGAAATTGTTGCACGATATTATGGACGAGCTTTGTAAAAAAGTAACCATTCAGATTCCACTAAACGAAATTAAAGAAGACACCATTTTAAATTTAGAATCTATTTTAAAAAATTCGCCTGGAAAACAAGGTTTGAATTTTACAGTTTGGGACGAAAAAGAGAAATTAGAAGTGAGTTTGCCAAGTAGAAATACAAAAATTCATATTACGAACGAGTTGTTGGCGACTTTGGAGAGTCAGCAGATTCAATTTAAGTTGAATTAA
- a CDS encoding tRNA1(Val) (adenine(37)-N6)-methyltransferase: MKIGTDGVLLGAWCAVDKYPDTILDIGSGTGVISLMIAQRSDAMTIDAVEVDENAYEQSVENFEQSDWGDRLYCYNATFQEFAEEISVEEETYDLIITNPPFYNDDFETENESRNKARFTSSLSFEELIIGVAKILSENGTFATIIPFKEEVSFINLAKENNLFLNRVCRVQGNETSEIKRSLLEFSFEQKEIKKENLIIETGRHQYTEQYINLVKDFYLKM; encoded by the coding sequence ATGAAAATTGGTACAGATGGCGTTTTATTAGGTGCTTGGTGTGCTGTAGATAAGTATCCTGATACAATTTTAGATATTGGTTCTGGAACAGGAGTAATTTCTTTAATGATTGCACAACGTTCGGATGCTATGACAATTGATGCTGTTGAGGTTGATGAAAATGCGTATGAACAATCTGTAGAGAATTTTGAGCAATCGGATTGGGGAGATCGTTTGTATTGTTACAATGCAACTTTTCAAGAATTTGCTGAAGAAATTTCGGTGGAAGAAGAAACCTACGATTTAATTATAACGAATCCGCCTTTTTATAATGACGATTTTGAAACAGAAAACGAATCAAGAAACAAAGCACGTTTTACTTCGTCTTTATCTTTTGAAGAATTAATTATTGGAGTTGCTAAAATTTTATCAGAAAACGGAACTTTTGCAACCATTATTCCTTTTAAAGAAGAAGTTAGTTTTATCAATTTAGCCAAAGAAAATAACTTATTTTTAAATAGAGTTTGTCGAGTTCAAGGAAATGAAACATCAGAAATTAAAAGAAGTTTGTTAGAGTTTTCATTTGAGCAAAAAGAAATAAAAAAAGAAAATTTAATTATAGAAACTGGTCGTCATCAATACACAGAACAATATATTAATTTGGTAAAAGATTTTTATTTGAAAATGTAA
- a CDS encoding D-arabinono-1,4-lactone oxidase has translation MKQEKNGVWTSWNENLTYKYKSLYKVTTEQELQEIIAKSEKVRFFGSKQSSADIAAGLENLIDITSYNKILSYNDTEHTITVQSGLILGDLIDAVEAKGWCIPCLPDINTITIGGALATGTHGTSGKLLCEYMTSCTLVLADGSLKKIEDGDELINAVRVSLGALGVMSTITFKCEPIYTLHVKEGPENDNEWLPKIKERLKKHDFLRILWLPHTDKGYVITGDKIDSETEIREDLGPDYLKHRRKASKILYKYTHIFPWITSIANKLLYKGFFSSKKEYKGSLYQATVTKSRGSTLELAEWTIGLDKFTEVFEELKTEINKWSNKSFIHIPMDVRFVYKDKSWLSYAYDEDTVTMGCVSRNAATADTYEAFKTIETIFLKHGGKPHWGKRFTAKDAEFSKIYEKWEDFKVLRRKMDPTNKFLNPYLTELFNEKK, from the coding sequence ATGAAACAAGAAAAAAATGGTGTTTGGACAAGTTGGAATGAAAATCTAACTTACAAATACAAATCTCTTTATAAAGTTACTACAGAGCAAGAATTACAAGAAATTATTGCGAAAAGCGAGAAAGTCCGGTTTTTTGGAAGCAAGCAATCTTCTGCAGATATTGCTGCTGGTTTAGAGAACTTAATTGATATTACTTCCTACAATAAAATCTTATCATATAATGATACTGAACACACAATTACAGTGCAATCAGGATTGATTTTAGGAGATTTAATTGATGCTGTAGAAGCAAAAGGTTGGTGTATTCCTTGTTTGCCAGATATTAATACAATTACAATTGGTGGAGCTTTGGCAACAGGAACTCATGGTACAAGTGGAAAATTATTGTGCGAATACATGACTTCTTGCACATTGGTTTTAGCTGATGGTTCTTTGAAGAAAATTGAAGATGGAGACGAATTAATAAACGCTGTTCGTGTTTCTTTGGGTGCTTTGGGTGTTATGTCTACCATCACTTTTAAATGTGAACCTATTTATACGTTACACGTAAAAGAAGGCCCAGAAAATGATAATGAATGGTTGCCAAAAATTAAAGAAAGATTAAAAAAACACGATTTTTTAAGAATTCTATGGTTGCCTCATACTGATAAAGGGTATGTAATTACAGGGGATAAAATTGATTCAGAAACGGAAATTAGAGAAGATTTAGGTCCTGATTATTTAAAACACCGAAGAAAAGCTTCCAAAATATTATACAAATACACGCATATTTTTCCTTGGATTACGTCTATTGCAAACAAACTTTTGTACAAAGGTTTTTTTAGTTCTAAAAAAGAATACAAAGGTTCTTTATACCAAGCAACTGTTACAAAATCGAGAGGTTCTACTTTAGAATTGGCAGAATGGACAATTGGTTTGGATAAATTTACGGAAGTTTTTGAAGAGCTAAAAACTGAAATTAATAAGTGGAGCAACAAATCGTTTATTCATATTCCAATGGATGTTCGTTTTGTATACAAAGATAAATCTTGGTTGAGTTATGCGTATGATGAAGATACTGTAACCATGGGTTGTGTTTCCAGAAACGCTGCAACTGCAGATACGTATGAAGCTTTTAAAACGATTGAAACCATTTTCTTAAAACATGGTGGGAAACCACATTGGGGAAAACGTTTTACGGCTAAAGATGCCGAATTTTCTAAAATCTACGAGAAATGGGAAGATTTTAAAGTTTTAAGGCGAAAAATGGATCCAACCAATAAGTTTTTGAATCCATATTTAACAGAATTGTTCAACGAGAAAAAATAA
- the gldA gene encoding gliding motility-associated ABC transporter ATP-binding subunit GldA, whose amino-acid sequence MSIKVTSVSKVYKTQKALNNISFSAEKGQIIGFLGPNGAGKSTMMKILTGFIKPNNGQVFVDEIDVLQNPLEAQKTIGYLPEHNPLYSDMYVREYLQFQASIFKVDKSQIEACIEKVGLTVEAHKKINQLSKGYQQRVGLAAAILHNPNVLILDEPTTGLDPNQLVEIRELIKELGKDKTVLFSTHIMQEVEAVCDRVIIIKKGEILVDKPLQELKKDNLQNIEVTFDYKLEEQFIQKLPNIVSYKNNYDNTWYITFESEEDMRPKIFDFAQENGLKILGLNAHNKNLETLFREVTSN is encoded by the coding sequence AGTTACATCAGTTTCAAAAGTTTATAAAACTCAAAAAGCGTTAAATAATATTTCTTTTTCTGCTGAAAAAGGTCAGATTATTGGTTTTTTAGGGCCAAATGGCGCAGGGAAATCTACAATGATGAAAATCTTAACAGGTTTTATAAAACCCAATAATGGGCAAGTTTTTGTTGATGAAATAGATGTATTACAAAACCCTCTTGAAGCACAAAAAACAATTGGATATTTACCAGAACACAATCCTTTATATTCAGATATGTATGTGCGTGAATATTTGCAATTTCAAGCAAGTATTTTTAAAGTTGATAAAAGCCAAATAGAAGCCTGTATAGAAAAAGTAGGTTTAACTGTAGAAGCTCACAAAAAAATTAATCAACTTTCTAAAGGATACCAGCAAAGAGTTGGTTTGGCTGCTGCAATTTTACACAATCCTAATGTTTTAATTTTAGATGAGCCAACTACTGGTTTAGATCCAAATCAATTAGTAGAAATTAGAGAACTAATTAAAGAATTAGGGAAAGACAAAACTGTTTTATTTTCCACACACATTATGCAAGAGGTAGAAGCAGTTTGTGATCGCGTAATTATCATTAAAAAAGGAGAAATTTTAGTCGATAAACCTCTTCAGGAGCTTAAAAAGGACAATCTACAAAACATAGAAGTTACTTTTGATTATAAGTTAGAAGAACAATTTATTCAAAAATTACCAAACATTGTTTCTTATAAAAATAATTACGACAATACTTGGTATATAACTTTTGAAAGCGAAGAAGATATGCGCCCAAAAATATTCGATTTCGCTCAAGAAAACGGATTAAAAATCCTTGGATTAAATGCACATAATAAAAATTTAGAAACGCTTTTTAGAGAAGTAACTTCTAATTAA
- a CDS encoding 30S ribosomal protein S16, whose protein sequence is MSVKIRLQRHGKKGKPFYWIVAADARAKRDGKYLEKIGTYNPNVNPAIIDLDIDKAVEWLQNGAQPTDTAKNILSYKGAMLKNHLVGGIRKGALTQEQADAKFAAWVEEKAAKIADKEAGLSKAESEAKAKALAAEKAVNEARIEAAKPVVEEVAEPAAETEVAEEAAPETIDEAQEKAAE, encoded by the coding sequence ATGTCTGTAAAAATCAGATTACAAAGACACGGTAAAAAAGGTAAACCATTCTATTGGATCGTTGCCGCTGATGCTCGTGCAAAAAGAGATGGTAAATACCTTGAGAAAATTGGTACTTACAATCCAAACGTTAACCCTGCAATTATCGATTTAGATATTGATAAAGCTGTAGAATGGTTACAAAACGGTGCTCAACCAACTGATACTGCAAAAAACATTTTATCTTACAAAGGTGCAATGTTAAAGAATCATTTAGTTGGTGGTATTAGAAAAGGTGCTTTAACTCAAGAACAAGCAGATGCAAAGTTTGCAGCTTGGGTAGAGGAAAAAGCAGCTAAAATTGCTGATAAAGAAGCAGGTTTATCTAAAGCTGAATCTGAAGCTAAAGCGAAAGCATTAGCAGCAGAAAAAGCTGTAAACGAAGCTAGAATTGAAGCTGCAAAACCAGTTGTTGAAGAGGTTGCTGAACCAGCAGCAGAAACTGAAGTTGCTGAAGAAGCGGCTCCAGAAACAATTGATGAAGCGCAAGAAAAAGCAGCAGAATAA
- a CDS encoding ferritin-like domain-containing protein, producing the protein MKYTEKISNKLNELLEKNYDAEKGYLNSAENVESAKLKIFFKNRASERSMFAKDLRTEILSYGQIPEDDGSFKGTMHRNWMTLKSLFSSNDEEAILEEALRGEKASFEEYEEILKEESFAPSTRKMLDEQKLKIQAAINSLKLEEHLAS; encoded by the coding sequence ATGAAGTACACAGAAAAAATTTCGAACAAATTAAACGAATTATTAGAAAAGAACTACGATGCAGAAAAAGGATACTTAAATTCTGCTGAAAATGTAGAAAGTGCAAAACTTAAAATTTTCTTTAAAAACAGAGCTTCTGAAAGAAGTATGTTTGCGAAAGATTTAAGAACAGAAATCTTGTCTTATGGGCAAATTCCAGAAGACGATGGTTCTTTTAAAGGAACAATGCACAGAAATTGGATGACTTTAAAATCTTTATTTAGTTCTAACGACGAAGAAGCGATTTTAGAGGAAGCCTTAAGAGGAGAAAAAGCAAGTTTCGAAGAGTATGAAGAAATCTTAAAAGAAGAATCTTTTGCACCTTCAACAAGAAAAATGTTAGATGAGCAAAAATTAAAAATTCAAGCTGCTATTAACTCATTAAAGTTAGAAGAGCATTTAGCATCATAA
- the rimM gene encoding ribosome maturation factor RimM (Essential for efficient processing of 16S rRNA), whose product MRKEDCFYLGRIVTKYSFKGEVVIKLDTDEPELYTEMESVYVEFGANLVPFFIEKSSLHKGNQLRVQFEDVYSEEEADAILKSSVYLPSTMLPELTGDKFYFHEVIGFTVVDANFGEVGQIVHINDKAAQPLFEIDREGSEIFIPMVDDFIKKVDRENKRIEVETPDGLIELYL is encoded by the coding sequence ATGCGTAAAGAAGATTGTTTTTATTTAGGCAGAATTGTTACAAAATATAGTTTTAAAGGTGAAGTTGTTATCAAATTAGATACAGACGAACCTGAGTTGTACACAGAAATGGAATCAGTTTACGTCGAATTTGGCGCAAATTTGGTTCCATTTTTTATTGAAAAAAGTTCGCTTCATAAAGGAAATCAGTTACGTGTTCAGTTTGAAGATGTGTACTCTGAAGAAGAAGCAGATGCTATTTTAAAAAGTAGTGTTTATTTACCTTCTACAATGTTGCCAGAACTTACTGGAGATAAATTTTATTTCCATGAAGTTATCGGTTTTACTGTAGTTGACGCTAATTTTGGCGAAGTCGGGCAAATTGTTCATATAAACGATAAAGCTGCACAACCACTTTTTGAAATCGATAGAGAAGGAAGTGAAATTTTTATTCCTATGGTAGATGATTTTATTAAAAAAGTAGACAGAGAAAACAAAAGAATAGAGGTTGAAACTCCAGATGGATTAATAGAACTTTATTTATAG
- a CDS encoding HAD family hydrolase, producing the protein MLPKGVLFDFDGVVVDSKESHNSAWESAFRELFNEQIAPFPPSYAGKSPMIIANYFCSVIGKESQTEDLFLLKDKHLDIYFKTPKLLPGVHECTDFLTEKNINYGIASNATKQFLKNSVEKLNLNFCTVFGVQDYEKPKPAPEAYITLAKALDFTDDDFKNIWVFEDSLAGTTAAKLAGMIPIGILTQFSEEELKEAGSQMVFPTLLEAYKYLITLN; encoded by the coding sequence ATGTTACCAAAAGGAGTTTTGTTTGATTTTGATGGTGTTGTTGTAGATAGTAAGGAAAGTCATAATTCTGCTTGGGAATCTGCATTTAGAGAGTTGTTTAATGAACAAATTGCGCCTTTTCCTCCAAGTTATGCAGGAAAATCGCCAATGATTATTGCTAATTATTTTTGTAGTGTTATTGGCAAAGAATCGCAAACTGAAGATTTATTCTTACTAAAGGACAAACATTTAGATATTTATTTTAAAACTCCGAAATTATTACCTGGTGTTCATGAATGCACAGATTTCTTAACTGAAAAAAACATCAATTACGGAATTGCAAGTAACGCCACCAAACAGTTTTTAAAAAATAGTGTAGAGAAATTAAACTTGAATTTTTGTACTGTTTTTGGAGTTCAAGATTACGAAAAACCTAAACCTGCTCCAGAAGCATATATTACGTTAGCAAAAGCATTGGATTTTACAGATGATGATTTTAAAAATATTTGGGTTTTTGAAGATAGTTTGGCAGGAACAACAGCTGCAAAATTAGCAGGTATGATTCCTATTGGTATTTTAACGCAGTTTTCTGAAGAGGAATTGAAAGAAGCTGGAAGTCAAATGGTTTTTCCTACTTTGTTAGAAGCTTATAAATATTTGATTACACTTAATTAG